The following are encoded together in the Ranitomeya imitator isolate aRanImi1 chromosome 4, aRanImi1.pri, whole genome shotgun sequence genome:
- the GRXCR2 gene encoding glutaredoxin domain-containing cysteine-rich protein 2 — protein sequence MLQPPMDELQRKLSQRYEDRPRKVRFKISSAYSGRVLKQVFEDGQELESPDEEYPHSFLHDSFESSEHYYNRGETHSKFYPTARLTAQRISVFRDGTSYRLAGDPMFSGCHGVGKSTSDIIDFGKIIIYTSNLKIIRTPVIHTEVTEDTKWSPREGQQAGQRDLCHTAIKTCENSMVHQPTQDEEEAHECSQCKGSGCAPCSLCHGSKFSMLANRFKESYRALRCPACDENGLQACQMCTDETEDFGRPSSPRS from the exons ATGCTACAGCCACCTATGGATGAATTGCAAAGAAAGTTAAGCCAAAGGTATGAAGACAGACCTCGGAAGGTGAGGTTTAAGATCTCCTCAGCATATAGCGGCCGGGTGCTGAAACAGGTATTTGAGGACGGGCAAGAACTGGAGTCCCCGGATGAAGAGTATCCGCACAGTTTCTTACATGATAGTTTCGAATCCTCTGAACATTATTACAACCGAGGAGAAACACATTCAAAATTCTACCCGACAGCCCGTCTGACGGCTCAGAGAATAAGTGTTTTCAGAGATGGCACCTCTTACAGATTAGCTGGAGACCCCATGTTTTCTGGATGCCATGGAGTGGGCAAGAGT ACATCTGATATAATAGACTTTGGCAAGATCATAATTTACACCAGTAATTTAAAGATTATAAGAACTCCAGTTATCCACACAGAAGTGACAGAAGATACAAAATGGTCGCCGAGAGAAGGACAGCAAGCGGGTCAGAGAGATTTATGTCATACAGCTATTAAGACCTGTGAGAACAGTATGGTACACCAGCCCACCCAG GATGAAGAGGAGGCCCACGAATGCTCCCAGTGCAAGGGCTCAGGATGTGCACCTTGTTCTTTATGTCATGGGAGCAAGTTTTCAATGTTAGCCAACCGTTTTAAAGAGTCTTACCGTGCTCTCCGCTGTCCGGCATGTGATGAGAACGGTTTACAGGCTTGTCAGATGTGCACTGATGAGACAGAAGATTTTGGACGACCATCATCTCCTCGATCATAA